From the Candidatus Methylacidiphilales bacterium genome, one window contains:
- a CDS encoding heme-binding protein: MASTPTPPTTILQTEGKFEIRQYGALTLVRAPMSARKDDAGFGKLFGFISGRNKDSKKIAMTAPVLIENDGESGSMSFIMPHDMDSRSVPAPGDPTLSLATMPAGKFAVYRYSGGRSAKNEAKAGALLQDWMIQKKLVAQSGPLFAYYDPPWIPVWFRRNEVWIRLASD; this comes from the coding sequence ATGGCCTCGACCCCCACACCTCCAACCACCATCCTTCAAACGGAGGGCAAGTTTGAAATCCGCCAATATGGGGCGTTGACCCTGGTCCGTGCACCGATGAGCGCCCGGAAGGACGATGCCGGTTTTGGCAAGTTGTTTGGGTTCATCAGCGGCAGAAACAAGGACTCGAAGAAAATCGCCATGACGGCCCCGGTGTTGATCGAGAACGACGGGGAATCTGGAAGCATGAGCTTCATCATGCCGCACGACATGGATTCCCGTTCCGTTCCCGCTCCCGGTGATCCCACCCTGAGCCTCGCGACCATGCCGGCGGGCAAGTTCGCCGTTTATCGGTACTCCGGGGGGCGCAGCGCGAAGAATGAAGCCAAGGCGGGGGCTTTGTTGCAGGATTGGATGATCCAAAAGAAACTTGTGGCACAGTCCGGCCCCCTTTTCGCCTACTACGACCCGCCCTGGATTCCGGTTTGGTTCCGGCGCAACGAAGTCTGGATCCGGCTGGCCTCCGACTGA
- the pfkA gene encoding 6-phosphofructokinase, with protein MLKRVGVLTSGGDSPGMNPAIRAVTRAGLTRDMEIIGIENGYQGIFDRQFIKLSSLDVSGKSRESGTFLASTRCKRFYTEEGQQEAVKILREEKLDALVVIGGDGSLTGAQKLHALGYPVIGLPGTIDNDLYGTDMGIGVDTALNTIIHLVDMVKATAASHRRCFVIEVMGRHCGYLALMSTISTGSQVAVIPEYRVNMESIITALTRRMERKHNNSVVIVAEGVCTGQEFMNRLNNETQGRLNQEVRLTVLGHVQRGGAPTHFDRLLASRMGEYAILALEQGDAGTMVALSQGKMQLRDLDQILGKKKALPADAVRLARNLGIEIGDVVES; from the coding sequence ATGTTGAAGCGCGTCGGCGTCCTTACCTCAGGGGGTGACTCCCCCGGCATGAACCCCGCCATCCGGGCCGTCACCCGTGCCGGCCTCACCCGGGACATGGAAATCATCGGCATCGAGAACGGCTACCAGGGCATCTTCGACCGCCAGTTCATCAAACTCTCCTCCCTCGACGTCAGCGGCAAAAGCCGCGAATCCGGCACCTTCCTCGCCAGCACCCGCTGCAAACGGTTCTACACCGAGGAAGGCCAGCAGGAAGCGGTCAAGATCCTGCGCGAGGAAAAACTGGACGCCCTCGTCGTCATCGGGGGCGATGGCTCCCTCACCGGCGCGCAGAAACTGCATGCCCTCGGTTACCCCGTCATCGGCCTGCCCGGCACCATCGACAACGACCTTTACGGCACCGACATGGGCATCGGCGTCGACACCGCCCTCAACACCATCATCCACCTGGTCGACATGGTCAAAGCCACCGCCGCCTCCCACCGCCGTTGCTTCGTCATCGAGGTCATGGGACGCCATTGCGGTTACCTCGCCCTCATGAGCACCATCTCCACCGGTTCCCAAGTTGCCGTCATCCCCGAATACCGGGTCAACATGGAATCCATCATCACGGCCCTCACCCGGCGCATGGAGCGCAAACACAACAACTCCGTCGTCATCGTCGCCGAGGGCGTCTGCACCGGCCAGGAATTCATGAACCGCCTGAACAACGAGACCCAGGGCCGCCTGAACCAGGAAGTGCGCCTCACCGTCCTCGGCCACGTCCAGCGCGGCGGCGCCCCCACCCACTTCGACCGCCTCCTGGCCAGCCGCATGGGCGAATACGCCATCCTCGCCCTCGAACAGGGCGATGCTGGCACCATGGTCGCCCTCTCGCAGGGCAAGATGCAACTGCGCGACCTCGACCAGATCCTCGGCAAGAAAAAAGCCCTCCCTGCCGACGCCGTCCGCCTGGCCCGGAACCTCGGCATCGAAATCGGCGACGTCGTGGAATCGTAA
- the uvrA gene encoding excinuclease ABC subunit UvrA, translating into MMSEAGFIQVRGAEQNNLRQLDLDLPLNRFIVVTGVSGSGKSSLAFDTLYAEGQRRYAETFSPYTRQFLERMDKPLVREIRGIPPAIAIAQANAVRTSRSTVGTMTEIADYLKLLFPAIAQLHDPDTGEIIRPWSPEQVADEIIRLHPGLQIDVLFELGFPGKTPWKEVARFIAAQGFTRILLGGALIRLDDPGTPDLKTGLSGKGKSSRLTLHVLVDRIRAEKAQRNRLAEAVTAAFEFGKGIVSLHPEKSKAPLKFARHHVSHQTGRTFTEPTPALFTFNNPVGACPVCRGFGRTIEIDYHLALPDRNLSIGEGVVKPFQTESNAPCQKDLIKACRKQKIPTDVPFCKLTRAQQDFVIHGESRPGKSAADAWENGKWYGVKGFFQWLESRTYKMHVRVLLARYRAYQTCPACLGGRFQPETLLWKVQGKTLPELNALPADKLAAFLATVTVRDESARQVLQQIRSRVNYLVDVGLDYISLNRSTRTLSGGETQRVNLTTCLGTSLHGTLFVLDEPSIGLHPRDTDRLIRVLQGLRDLGNTVLVVEHDESVMRAADWILELGPGRGRGGGALVYQGPGAQITGAKGSLTGAYLSGAKCIELPASRRPLDTCDWLAFTGASKHNLQKVDFKVPLRTFTAITGVSGSGKSTLVHEIIHKHLALALNRPVSEPGQLERLEGAKALADVLIVDQSPLTSTPRSTPLLYTGCYDAVRELFSMSPDARLAGLNASAFSFNAGTGRCPRCHGTGYEQISMQFLSDVFVLCPSCEGKRFQSHVLAVRYRGKSIADILDLTVQDALAFFDPMAEGIEGKAVTLHTRIHAALDLLRQVGLGYLTLGHPLNKLSGGESQRLKLVSHLLDSPDSRSSTAKSQRPAANSPLPKSKVIILDEPTTGLHFDDIRMLLVVLQNLVEQGHTLLVIEHHLDVIKCADYVLDLGPEAGEAGGRLVAAGTPEQIARTKGSHTGALLAPLLGNTKNGLRKARATSSKIGISQSEIKIHKSKIPPAIRVRGARHHNLKNISLDIPRDQMVVVTGLSGSGKSSLAFDLLFAEGQRRYLDCLNAYARQFVEQMEKPDVDSITGIPPAVAIEQRTTRGGAKSTVATVTEMYHFLRLLYAKLGVQHDPESGEAAIQQTPAEITTRLRALLKKGELSLVAPLVRGRKGIYTEVAEWAVKKGYPYLRADGQWVEPAKFKALDRYREHNLDVILGNIAADQTNLEARINEALDLGKGAFTVLDNSGKETLFSTARYCPESGRSFDDLDPRLFSYNSPHGWCPACHGFGTVARVHLDPSLSESEKEQEMEKAREWIDPADQQTCPDCQGSRLNPVARAVRFHGRPVPEINRLTVIEFQRFFQSIKWTAREKAIARDVLPEIEQRLAFLQQVGLDYLNLDRPAPSLSGGESQRIRLAAQLGSNLQGVLYVLDEPTIGLHPRDNEELIGMLRALQQRGNSLLIVEHDEDTMRAADHIIDLGPGAGIHGGEIMAQGTWAEITRNKASLTGKLLGERMKHPLHGKRRPAPPADQWLRVSGARAHNLRGIDLAIPQGRLTVLCGVSGAGKSTSLRRILLPAVQDTLAHPKRKSRIDRPYDNVTGADAFAKVVEVDQSPIGKTSRSTVCTYLGIMDHLRKLFAQLPMARVRGFTAGHFSYNSGPGRCPACQGQGFIKVEMNFLPAAEVPCETCRGHRWTDAVLETAYKHKSIFDVLNLGIDEAVEFFDGHPNIRTPLQLLRETGLGYLKLGQTSPTLSGGEAQRLKLVSELSESVLIDQRTRLSARSASRKPSLYLLEEPTVGLHLADVRRLLEVLHRLVEAGHTVVVIEHHLDVLAEADHLIDLGPEGGGGGGTIVAQGTPEEVAQVKASHTARYLAPVLK; encoded by the coding sequence ATGATGTCGGAAGCCGGTTTCATCCAAGTCCGCGGTGCGGAACAAAACAACCTCCGCCAACTCGACCTCGACCTACCCCTCAACCGCTTCATCGTCGTCACCGGTGTCAGCGGCTCCGGCAAGTCCTCCCTTGCCTTCGACACCCTTTATGCCGAAGGCCAGCGCCGCTACGCCGAAACCTTCAGCCCCTACACCCGCCAGTTCCTCGAACGCATGGACAAACCCCTTGTGCGCGAAATCCGCGGCATCCCCCCCGCCATCGCCATCGCCCAGGCCAATGCCGTCCGCACGTCCCGCAGCACCGTCGGCACCATGACCGAGATCGCCGACTACCTCAAACTCCTCTTCCCGGCCATCGCGCAACTCCACGATCCCGACACCGGCGAGATCATCCGCCCCTGGTCCCCGGAACAGGTCGCCGACGAAATCATCCGTCTCCACCCCGGCCTGCAAATCGATGTCCTCTTCGAACTCGGATTCCCGGGAAAAACGCCGTGGAAGGAAGTGGCCCGCTTCATCGCCGCCCAGGGCTTCACCCGCATCCTCCTCGGCGGGGCCCTCATCCGCCTCGATGATCCCGGAACCCCGGACCTCAAAACCGGTCTTTCCGGCAAGGGCAAATCCTCCCGGTTGACCCTGCACGTCCTGGTGGATCGCATCCGGGCGGAAAAAGCCCAGAGAAACCGGCTCGCCGAGGCCGTCACCGCCGCCTTCGAATTCGGCAAGGGCATCGTCTCCCTCCACCCGGAGAAAAGCAAAGCCCCACTGAAGTTTGCCCGCCACCATGTCTCGCACCAAACCGGTCGCACCTTCACCGAACCCACCCCGGCCCTCTTCACCTTCAACAATCCCGTCGGCGCCTGTCCCGTTTGCCGCGGCTTCGGGCGCACCATCGAGATCGACTACCATCTTGCCCTCCCCGACCGCAACCTCTCCATCGGCGAAGGCGTGGTCAAGCCCTTCCAAACAGAAAGCAACGCCCCCTGCCAGAAGGACCTCATCAAGGCCTGCCGGAAGCAAAAAATCCCCACCGACGTCCCCTTCTGCAAACTGACCCGCGCACAGCAGGACTTTGTCATCCACGGCGAATCCCGTCCGGGCAAGTCCGCCGCCGATGCTTGGGAAAACGGCAAGTGGTACGGCGTCAAAGGCTTTTTCCAATGGCTGGAAAGCCGCACCTACAAAATGCACGTCCGTGTCCTCCTGGCCCGCTACCGTGCCTATCAAACTTGTCCCGCTTGTCTGGGCGGTCGTTTCCAACCGGAAACCCTCCTCTGGAAGGTCCAGGGCAAAACCCTCCCCGAACTCAACGCCCTCCCCGCGGACAAGCTTGCCGCCTTCCTCGCCACCGTCACCGTCCGCGACGAATCCGCCCGCCAAGTCCTGCAGCAGATCCGCTCGCGGGTGAATTACCTCGTCGATGTCGGGCTCGACTACATCAGCCTCAACCGCTCCACCCGCACCCTCTCCGGGGGTGAAACCCAGCGCGTCAACCTCACCACCTGCCTCGGCACCTCCCTCCACGGCACGCTCTTCGTCCTCGACGAACCCAGCATCGGCCTCCACCCGCGTGACACCGACCGCCTCATCCGCGTCCTCCAGGGCCTGCGCGACCTCGGCAATACCGTGCTGGTCGTCGAACACGACGAGTCCGTCATGCGCGCCGCCGACTGGATCCTCGAACTCGGCCCCGGTCGTGGCCGAGGGGGCGGCGCGCTGGTTTACCAGGGACCCGGCGCCCAAATCACCGGGGCAAAGGGCAGCCTGACAGGCGCCTACCTCTCCGGGGCCAAATGCATCGAGCTGCCGGCTAGTCGTCGCCCGCTCGACACCTGCGACTGGCTGGCCTTCACCGGCGCCTCCAAGCACAACCTTCAGAAGGTCGATTTCAAGGTCCCCCTCCGCACCTTCACCGCCATCACCGGCGTCAGCGGCTCGGGCAAGAGCACCCTCGTCCACGAAATCATCCACAAACACCTGGCCCTCGCCCTCAACCGTCCGGTTAGCGAACCCGGACAGTTGGAAAGACTGGAGGGCGCGAAAGCCTTGGCCGACGTCCTCATCGTGGACCAAAGCCCCCTCACTTCCACCCCACGCTCCACCCCCCTTCTTTACACCGGCTGCTACGACGCCGTGCGGGAATTGTTCTCCATGAGTCCCGACGCCCGGCTGGCCGGACTCAACGCCTCCGCCTTCTCCTTCAACGCCGGCACCGGCCGCTGCCCCCGTTGCCATGGCACCGGCTATGAACAAATCTCCATGCAGTTCCTTTCCGACGTCTTCGTCCTCTGTCCATCTTGTGAGGGGAAACGATTCCAGAGCCATGTCCTCGCTGTCCGCTACCGCGGAAAATCCATCGCCGACATCCTGGATCTGACCGTGCAGGACGCCCTGGCCTTTTTCGACCCCATGGCCGAAGGCATCGAGGGCAAGGCCGTCACCCTCCACACCCGCATCCACGCCGCCCTCGACCTCCTCCGCCAGGTCGGCCTCGGCTACCTCACCCTCGGCCACCCCCTCAACAAACTCTCCGGCGGTGAATCCCAACGCCTCAAGCTCGTTTCCCACCTCCTCGATTCCCCTGACAGTCGCTCTTCCACGGCCAAAAGCCAACGGCCAGCAGCCAACAGCCCCCTCCCCAAATCCAAAGTCATCATCCTCGACGAACCCACCACCGGCCTGCACTTCGACGACATCCGCATGCTCCTCGTCGTGTTACAAAACCTGGTCGAACAGGGCCACACGCTGCTCGTCATCGAACACCACCTCGACGTCATCAAATGCGCCGACTACGTCCTCGACCTGGGCCCGGAAGCCGGTGAAGCCGGGGGGCGTCTCGTCGCCGCCGGCACACCCGAACAAATCGCCCGCACCAAAGGCTCCCACACCGGCGCCCTCCTCGCCCCCTTGCTGGGGAATACAAAAAATGGATTGCGCAAGGCCCGGGCGACTTCCTCGAAAATCGGCATTTCCCAATCAGAAATCAAAATTCATAAATCAAAAATCCCGCCCGCGATCCGCGTGCGGGGTGCCCGCCACCACAACCTCAAGAACATCAGCCTCGACATCCCCCGCGACCAGATGGTTGTCGTCACCGGTCTCTCCGGCTCCGGCAAAAGTTCCCTCGCCTTCGACCTGCTCTTCGCCGAGGGCCAGCGCCGATACCTCGACTGCCTCAACGCCTATGCGCGGCAGTTCGTCGAACAGATGGAAAAGCCCGACGTCGATTCCATCACCGGCATCCCGCCCGCCGTGGCCATCGAACAACGCACCACCCGCGGCGGGGCCAAAAGCACCGTAGCCACCGTGACGGAGATGTACCACTTCCTCCGCCTCCTCTACGCCAAGCTCGGCGTCCAGCACGACCCCGAGAGCGGCGAGGCCGCCATCCAGCAAACCCCGGCCGAAATCACCACCCGCCTCCGCGCCCTCTTGAAAAAAGGCGAACTCTCGCTCGTCGCCCCCCTCGTCCGCGGTCGCAAGGGGATCTACACCGAGGTCGCCGAATGGGCGGTCAAGAAGGGCTATCCCTACCTCCGCGCTGACGGCCAGTGGGTCGAACCCGCCAAGTTCAAGGCCCTTGACCGCTACCGCGAACACAACCTCGACGTCATTCTCGGCAACATCGCCGCCGATCAAACCAATCTGGAAGCCCGCATCAACGAGGCCCTCGACCTCGGCAAAGGCGCCTTCACCGTCCTCGACAACTCCGGGAAAGAAACCCTCTTCAGCACCGCCCGCTACTGCCCGGAAAGCGGACGCTCCTTCGACGATCTCGACCCGCGCCTCTTTTCCTACAACAGCCCGCACGGCTGGTGTCCCGCCTGCCATGGCTTCGGCACCGTCGCGCGTGTCCATCTCGACCCCTCTCTTTCCGAGTCCGAGAAGGAACAGGAAATGGAAAAAGCCCGCGAGTGGATCGACCCGGCCGACCAGCAAACCTGCCCCGATTGCCAGGGCAGCCGCCTCAACCCCGTGGCCCGCGCCGTCCGCTTCCACGGCCGGCCCGTCCCCGAAATCAACCGCCTCACCGTCATCGAATTCCAGCGCTTCTTCCAATCGATCAAATGGACGGCCCGCGAAAAAGCCATCGCCCGCGACGTCCTCCCTGAGATCGAACAACGCCTGGCCTTCCTCCAGCAGGTCGGCCTCGATTACCTCAACCTCGACCGACCCGCCCCCTCACTTTCCGGTGGCGAGTCCCAACGCATCCGCCTCGCCGCCCAGCTCGGCTCCAACCTCCAGGGCGTGCTCTACGTCCTCGACGAACCCACCATCGGCCTCCACCCCCGGGACAACGAGGAACTCATCGGCATGCTCCGCGCCCTCCAGCAGCGCGGGAATTCCCTCCTCATCGTCGAGCACGACGAGGACACCATGCGCGCCGCCGACCACATCATCGACCTCGGTCCCGGCGCCGGCATCCACGGCGGCGAAATCATGGCCCAGGGCACCTGGGCCGAGATCACCCGCAACAAAGCCTCCCTCACCGGCAAGCTCCTGGGCGAGCGGATGAAGCACCCGCTGCACGGAAAACGCCGCCCGGCCCCGCCCGCCGACCAATGGCTCCGCGTCTCCGGCGCCCGTGCCCACAACCTCCGCGGCATCGACCTCGCCATCCCCCAGGGACGGTTGACCGTGCTCTGCGGCGTCAGCGGCGCCGGTAAAAGCACTTCGCTCCGCCGCATCCTCCTTCCCGCCGTCCAGGACACCCTCGCCCATCCCAAACGCAAATCCAGGATCGACCGGCCCTACGACAACGTCACCGGCGCCGACGCCTTCGCCAAGGTCGTGGAAGTCGACCAATCCCCCATCGGCAAGACCTCCCGCTCCACCGTCTGCACCTACCTCGGCATCATGGACCACCTGCGCAAACTCTTTGCCCAGCTCCCCATGGCCCGAGTGCGCGGCTTCACCGCCGGTCACTTTTCCTACAACAGCGGCCCCGGTCGCTGCCCCGCCTGCCAGGGCCAGGGCTTCATCAAGGTCGAAATGAACTTCCTCCCCGCCGCCGAGGTCCCCTGCGAAACCTGCCGCGGGCACCGCTGGACCGACGCCGTCCTTGAGACCGCCTACAAACACAAAAGCATCTTCGACGTCCTCAACCTCGGCATCGACGAAGCGGTGGAATTCTTCGACGGCCACCCCAACATCCGCACCCCGCTCCAACTCCTGCGCGAAACCGGCCTCGGCTACCTGAAACTCGGCCAGACCAGCCCCACCCTCTCCGGCGGCGAGGCCCAGCGCCTCAAGCTCGTGTCCGAACTCTCCGAATCCGTCCTCATCGACCAGCGCACCCGCCTCTCCGCCCGCTCCGCCTCACGCAAACCCTCCCTCTACCTCCTGGAAGAACCCACGGTCGGCCTACACCTGGCCGACGTCCGCCGACTCCTCGAAGTCCTCCACCGACTTGTCGAAGCGGGCCACACCGTGGTCGTCATCGAACACCACCTCGACGTCCTGGCCGAAGCCGACCACCTCATCGACCTCGGCCCAGAGGGCGGAGGCGGGGGCGGCACCATTGTCGCCCAAGGCACCCCAGAAGAAGTGGCCCAAGTCAAAGCCAGCCACACCGCCCGCTACCTCGCTCCGGTGTTGAAATAG
- a CDS encoding nucleotide pyrophosphohydrolase, producing MNDSIDALTREIVSFRDARDWKQFHNPKEMAVALTAEAGELLQHFVWQDHEQSHRRVADRRPELASEMADIAILLFEMARDCEINLAEAMRAKLARNEERYPVAKARGSNKKYNEL from the coding sequence ATGAACGATTCCATCGACGCCCTGACCCGGGAGATCGTCTCCTTCCGTGATGCCCGGGACTGGAAGCAGTTCCACAATCCGAAGGAAATGGCGGTGGCCCTCACGGCCGAGGCGGGAGAATTGCTCCAGCATTTTGTCTGGCAGGATCACGAACAATCGCACCGTCGGGTGGCCGACCGCCGGCCGGAACTGGCCTCGGAAATGGCCGACATCGCCATCCTGCTTTTCGAGATGGCGCGGGACTGCGAGATCAACCTGGCCGAGGCGATGCGCGCGAAACTCGCACGGAATGAAGAACGCTACCCGGTGGCCAAGGCCCGGGGATCGAACAAGAAATACAATGAACTTTGA
- a CDS encoding rhamnan synthesis F family protein: MRKLPSPPEEFDESTYLSENHDVLAAVSKGFFSSGWHHYFEYGIFENRPGGLTGKALLQISCNGRTNEEPIPRASRVWDFLKRKLTAWIGSNTANHRHMSDSDVLLQWCDESASGPRAGLPGVVVFTHELSRTGAPMIALGLVRWLSTKYRVIVFSITGGALHHEFEAASDRIILLSQVSKAGNESLGELLFALQKRIPLRYAIVNSIACSNWMNPIVAAGLPVLLLVHEEPDEYLSFVNMHEMLTQPARIICTGKKTAERWLATNHQWTKRTIHCLPQSVRQIPCGPLPDSIQSWGKPIKIILGVGTVEPRKGVDRFLECAASLVQLNPSFDFRFVWVGKRTPPAIPPGYQSVLKRIIQATNLDDRICFVDETEAIGAFYERADLFFLSSLVDVVSCVALEAMSVGTPVIAFDESSGVADEMKKNPALQSNVVPFMATRAAAERILYLLSNPETYASNVAASRRFSAGYLPGKFEACIDAWGNEAAELNARELSFVEQITKECSCDARYFLGRPPKNNDEVDWSARIAVRSIAAGALMRRIQPGVLPVSILNPFREKEEVEITSSGNAGSIVLDGKQTPGKRRYRNDVAAHCHFYFPQTIEPIFKAACRNETTLDWWISIGGDVTESMVRETADRLGISGLQAVDRVPNLGRDIGPMIVHFREALKSYAIIGHFHGKESNHYSNRRSIEQWNRVLIENTLGGQTAAIDQILAFFDREPALGLVFPDDPLLDRWAGDWPRAAQLAEQLKIPMENPRGFEFPVGNMFWARTKALAPLLDFHWQWENLPVEPLSADGTMLHLLERLTPFIVRATGYHHRTTTVPGIMQCA; this comes from the coding sequence ATGCGTAAACTTCCCTCGCCTCCCGAAGAGTTCGACGAATCCACCTATCTGAGCGAGAATCACGATGTGCTCGCAGCCGTCAGCAAAGGGTTTTTTTCTTCCGGCTGGCATCACTACTTCGAATATGGAATTTTTGAAAACCGGCCTGGTGGACTGACGGGAAAAGCCCTCCTCCAAATTTCCTGCAATGGGCGGACAAATGAAGAGCCCATTCCACGGGCCTCGCGTGTGTGGGATTTCCTGAAAAGGAAACTTACCGCGTGGATTGGCAGCAACACAGCCAACCACCGACACATGAGCGATAGCGATGTGCTTTTGCAATGGTGTGATGAAAGTGCATCCGGTCCCCGTGCCGGATTGCCCGGCGTGGTCGTGTTCACCCATGAACTTTCCCGCACCGGAGCTCCCATGATCGCTCTCGGCTTGGTCCGCTGGCTGAGCACAAAATACCGCGTCATCGTTTTTTCGATAACTGGTGGAGCGCTTCATCATGAATTTGAAGCCGCTTCTGATCGGATCATCCTGCTTTCACAAGTTTCCAAGGCCGGGAATGAATCACTAGGCGAGCTTCTTTTCGCGTTACAAAAAAGGATTCCCTTACGCTATGCCATTGTGAATTCGATTGCGTGCAGCAATTGGATGAATCCCATCGTCGCCGCGGGTCTGCCCGTGCTGCTGCTGGTTCACGAGGAACCCGATGAATATCTCTCCTTTGTGAACATGCACGAGATGCTGACGCAGCCAGCGCGCATCATTTGCACCGGCAAAAAAACTGCCGAGCGCTGGCTGGCGACCAATCACCAATGGACCAAGCGCACCATTCACTGCCTGCCCCAATCTGTTCGCCAAATACCGTGTGGCCCACTTCCGGATTCCATCCAATCTTGGGGAAAGCCCATAAAGATAATCCTCGGCGTTGGAACAGTTGAACCCCGCAAAGGCGTGGATCGTTTCTTGGAATGTGCGGCATCCCTCGTGCAACTGAATCCTTCTTTCGACTTTCGCTTTGTCTGGGTGGGAAAAAGAACGCCCCCCGCTATACCCCCAGGTTATCAGTCCGTTTTGAAGAGAATCATCCAGGCCACCAATTTGGATGATCGCATCTGCTTTGTGGATGAAACCGAAGCCATCGGAGCCTTTTACGAACGGGCCGACCTCTTCTTTCTGTCCTCACTGGTCGACGTTGTTTCCTGTGTCGCCTTGGAAGCGATGTCGGTTGGAACCCCGGTGATTGCCTTTGATGAGAGCAGTGGTGTTGCGGATGAAATGAAAAAAAACCCGGCGTTACAATCCAACGTGGTTCCTTTCATGGCCACCCGCGCAGCTGCGGAAAGAATCCTGTATTTGTTGTCGAACCCGGAAACTTACGCGTCGAATGTTGCCGCATCCCGCCGTTTTTCCGCTGGATACCTGCCCGGGAAATTTGAGGCCTGTATCGATGCCTGGGGCAATGAAGCCGCTGAACTCAACGCCCGCGAGTTATCGTTCGTTGAACAAATCACCAAGGAATGCAGCTGCGACGCCCGTTACTTTCTTGGACGCCCTCCCAAAAATAACGATGAAGTTGATTGGTCCGCTCGAATCGCTGTGCGCTCAATCGCCGCGGGCGCCCTGATGCGCCGGATACAACCGGGCGTATTGCCCGTCAGTATCCTGAACCCATTCCGGGAAAAGGAGGAGGTGGAGATCACTTCCAGCGGAAATGCAGGCTCCATCGTCCTCGACGGCAAACAGACGCCTGGCAAGCGGCGGTATCGAAACGACGTTGCGGCGCATTGTCACTTCTACTTTCCACAGACCATTGAACCCATCTTCAAGGCGGCATGCCGCAATGAAACGACACTCGATTGGTGGATCTCCATCGGCGGCGACGTGACGGAATCGATGGTGCGCGAAACGGCCGACAGGCTCGGCATTTCAGGACTGCAGGCGGTGGATCGTGTGCCCAACCTGGGCCGGGACATCGGACCGATGATCGTTCATTTCCGCGAAGCGCTCAAATCATACGCGATCATCGGGCATTTCCACGGCAAAGAATCGAACCATTATTCTAACCGGAGATCGATTGAACAATGGAACCGGGTTTTGATCGAAAACACGCTCGGTGGCCAAACCGCCGCGATCGACCAAATTCTTGCCTTCTTCGACCGTGAGCCGGCCCTGGGGCTTGTCTTTCCTGACGATCCGTTATTGGATCGCTGGGCGGGCGACTGGCCCCGCGCGGCCCAACTCGCGGAGCAATTGAAAATCCCCATGGAAAACCCCCGTGGATTTGAATTTCCGGTGGGCAATATGTTTTGGGCACGCACCAAGGCCTTGGCACCGCTTTTGGATTTTCACTGGCAATGGGAAAATCTCCCCGTGGAACCTCTTTCCGCGGACGGCACAATGCTTCATTTGCTGGAACGACTCACTCCTTTCATTGTACGGGCAACCGGATATCATCACCGCACCACTACCGTCCCGGGAATCATGCAGTGCGCATAA
- a CDS encoding class I SAM-dependent methyltransferase yields MTEPPPDFDEALYLKLNPDVSEAVHSGQFQSGWQHYVCFGSAENRPGVQAPGPSGVDPFWDQLLGDVLPPPRLRKRVHGNADIISFEQVGKIVAFDIATAVPTLGHGGKPQCVLDFGCGCGRVLRQLHKLTSTHHFYGCDIDPEAIDWCRAHLGHLAQFNTNPIHPPLPYEDNFFDTIFCISIFTHLPEEMEHLWLSELRRVTKPGGHVLLTTHPKEMLESSVSPETYAEFLRTGFFYQAGAGTDGLPDFYQDSFHTEGYIRDQWKEHFTVEAFIRRGINFYQDLILCKKEPDPNTVR; encoded by the coding sequence ATGACTGAACCACCCCCAGACTTTGATGAGGCGCTCTACCTAAAGCTCAATCCCGATGTTTCCGAGGCAGTCCATTCGGGACAATTTCAATCCGGCTGGCAACATTATGTTTGTTTTGGATCGGCCGAAAATCGTCCTGGGGTTCAAGCCCCTGGCCCATCGGGCGTTGATCCCTTCTGGGACCAGCTCTTGGGGGATGTCCTGCCGCCTCCTAGACTCAGAAAGCGGGTCCATGGAAACGCCGACATCATTTCATTCGAGCAGGTAGGAAAAATCGTAGCATTCGACATCGCCACAGCAGTTCCCACGCTGGGTCATGGAGGAAAACCGCAGTGCGTTCTTGATTTTGGCTGCGGTTGCGGCCGCGTTTTACGCCAGTTGCACAAACTAACCAGCACCCACCATTTTTATGGCTGCGACATCGATCCAGAAGCCATTGATTGGTGCCGAGCTCACTTGGGTCACCTCGCACAGTTCAACACCAACCCCATCCATCCGCCCCTGCCTTACGAGGACAACTTCTTCGACACCATTTTTTGCATTTCAATCTTCACACATCTGCCCGAAGAAATGGAACACCTCTGGCTTTCAGAACTGCGTCGTGTCACCAAGCCTGGCGGCCATGTTCTTCTGACCACACACCCCAAGGAGATGCTCGAATCATCGGTCTCCCCGGAAACCTATGCTGAATTCCTGCGCACGGGTTTCTTTTATCAGGCCGGAGCTGGAACTGATGGCCTCCCGGATTTCTACCAGGACTCTTTCCATACCGAGGGCTACATCAGGGATCAATGGAAGGAGCACTTCACGGTGGAGGCATTTATCCGGCGTGGCATCAATTTCTATCAGGATCTCATTCTCTGTAAAAAAGAACCGGACCCGAACACTGTCCGGTGA